One window from the genome of Moorena sp. SIOASIH encodes:
- a CDS encoding DUF4365 domain-containing protein codes for MRLASGHAARSQSSYSRLPSAIVEAVMKRDLDYFIGERAEHLAIVYLTRSQDLVVERMKADYGLDMLVTILRDKLPTGRVFGVHIKGQDKTFKDIQQEASLVLSDQEKKYFQDLPFPVCVLFFTMDDDRGYYRWLKYPSESNQSLHTLENNQWRSLDQEQVSQIIADVNAWYNRKHQSAA; via the coding sequence ATGCGATTGGCCTCTGGCCACGCTGCGCGATCGCAGTCAAGTTACAGCAGACTTCCTAGTGCAATAGTGGAGGCAGTGATGAAGCGAGATTTAGATTATTTCATTGGTGAGCGTGCTGAACATCTGGCGATAGTATACTTGACACGTAGCCAAGATCTAGTTGTAGAAAGGATGAAGGCTGATTATGGGCTAGATATGTTGGTAACGATACTACGGGATAAATTACCGACAGGAAGGGTTTTTGGTGTTCACATCAAAGGTCAAGACAAAACTTTCAAGGACATACAGCAAGAAGCTTCACTAGTTTTATCTGACCAAGAAAAGAAGTACTTTCAAGATTTGCCCTTCCCAGTATGTGTATTGTTTTTCACTATGGACGATGACAGGGGCTATTACCGATGGTTGAAGTATCCAAGTGAATCCAACCAGAGCCTTCATACTCTTGAAAACAATCAATGGCGTTCCCTGGATCAGGAGCAGGTTAGCCAGATAATCGCAGACGTTAATGCTTGGTATAATCGAAAGCACCAATCCGCCGCATAA
- a CDS encoding transposase produces MERWLELLRRHWNYALGQRLDWLSRTRCPIDRCSVSYEPIGEIPELVNYYTQQAALKETKRLFPEYKKIYAETQQVNLQRLNKAWDRWRKPDASGKRGGRPRFKKSGELRSFVFPRVNSSKAGAHLVDGILKLSRIGSIPVVMHRPLPVSEACPKGVGFTLKQCTVVKKADGWYCCISMKDDTVPEILPVDSIKSAVGIDVGLEKFLTTSDGEAVPIPQFYRKAQGKLAQAQKVMSRRVKGSKNWKKAKHKVALLHLHLTRCRKEFHYQVAHWLCSKYDLITHENLNIKGLARTKLAKSIHDAAWGAFLETLQAVAVKRGLLVQEVNPRGTSIECFNCGSRVEKTLSDSAKPTLRERVHCCSSCNVKIDRDWNSGINILNRGLLAVGLSLNGCGKSVQDIVRIASASAEEQQVSFVRLRSPHHNL; encoded by the coding sequence ATGGAAAGGTGGCTTGAACTTTTGCGTCGTCATTGGAACTACGCCCTGGGGCAACGCTTGGATTGGCTTAGTCGGACTCGTTGTCCGATTGATAGGTGTAGCGTGAGTTATGAGCCAATTGGTGAAATTCCAGAACTGGTAAACTACTACACTCAACAGGCAGCGCTCAAGGAAACTAAGCGGCTATTTCCTGAGTACAAAAAAATTTACGCAGAGACTCAACAAGTTAACTTACAACGTCTCAACAAGGCTTGGGATAGGTGGCGAAAGCCTGATGCCAGTGGCAAACGTGGGGGTAGACCTAGGTTCAAAAAATCTGGAGAACTTCGATCGTTTGTTTTTCCTAGAGTCAACAGTTCCAAAGCAGGAGCACATCTGGTTGATGGTATTTTAAAACTGAGTCGGATTGGGTCAATTCCTGTTGTAATGCATCGCCCATTACCTGTTAGCGAAGCTTGCCCGAAGGGCGTAGGATTTACCCTTAAGCAATGCACCGTAGTCAAAAAGGCTGATGGGTGGTATTGTTGTATCTCAATGAAGGATGATACTGTACCCGAGATTTTACCAGTGGACTCAATTAAGTCTGCTGTTGGGATTGATGTTGGATTGGAGAAATTTCTAACTACATCAGACGGGGAAGCGGTGCCTATTCCACAATTTTATAGAAAGGCTCAGGGCAAGCTGGCTCAGGCGCAAAAAGTAATGTCGCGCCGCGTTAAGGGTTCTAAAAACTGGAAAAAAGCTAAACATAAAGTAGCTTTGTTACACCTCCATCTAACCCGATGCCGGAAGGAATTTCACTATCAGGTTGCTCATTGGTTGTGCAGCAAATACGACTTAATTACTCACGAAAATTTAAATATCAAAGGACTCGCTCGAACTAAGTTAGCAAAATCAATACATGATGCAGCCTGGGGAGCATTCTTGGAAACATTGCAAGCAGTGGCGGTAAAACGCGGCTTGTTAGTTCAAGAAGTTAACCCGCGTGGCACAAGCATTGAGTGTTTTAATTGTGGTTCTAGAGTCGAAAAAACTTTAAGCGATTCGGCGAAGCCGACGCTGCGCGAACGCGTTCATTGCTGTTCTAGCTGTAACGTCAAAATTGATCGTGACTGGAATAGCGGGATCAACATTTTAAATCGTGGATTATTGGCGGTTGGACTGTCGCTTAATGGCTGTGGTAAATCGGTACAGGATATCGTTCGCATAGCGTCGGCCTCCGCCGAGGAGCAGCAAGTCTCATTCGTGAGATTGAGAAGCCCACATCATAATCTTTGA
- a CDS encoding filamentous hemagglutinin N-terminal domain-containing protein, translating to MKPWIYRLVQVSPFVLCSLLGATTALGQITPDNTLGNESSVVTPNVDVNGDLADLIEGGAIRESNLFHSFSDFNVAEFGRVYFGLPAGITNILSRVTGANVSNILGTLEVLGNANLFLINPNGIFFGPNSRLDLGGSFFGSTADSVLFEDGTVFSAKNPNQKPLLTINIPSGLQYGSNPGSITNQSSLFQVPNVQTLGLIGGDINIPGGQLTATDGRIELGSVGPNSVVKLTPTDTSFVLDYSPVQEFQDISLSDGAFVDTSGESGGSIQVQGANVSLRDRSLVLANTEGSGSGGGIVVKASQLSLEGGSRITTDVTGSGQGGDARITTGELMVSDGARVSAITTDEGDSGNLTVDASESVQVIGTDASGGIFSGLATQTQGKGKAGELSITTRQLIVSDGAVVSAGTVGEGDGGKLTVDASESVQLIGTDADGRSRSALSTQGNSNSKGKAGDLSIPTGKLIVSDGARVSTDTSGEGDGGNLTVNASSTVQIIGTSVDGLPVSDLSAETFGKGNGGDLSITTGELIVKDGARVSASTAGVGDGGDVSITTGQLIVKDGAQVLAVTVGEGDGGKLTVDASESVQLIGTDADGSVSSGLLAETFGKGNGGDLSITTGQLIVKDGAVVSASTAGVGDGGDVKITTGELIVSDRAQVSAATVGEGDGGKLTVDASESVQLIGRSADDRVPSGLFTQTNGTGKAGELKITTEQLMVKDGATVSASTTGEGDGGNLTVDASESVQLIGTSANGKYRSALANLSQGTGKAGELLKITTGQLIISDGAAVSAQSNQPGSSAGEVKINANSIFLNNNGIITAETAGDKGNITLLYSRVIRLFNQSQITTDADNTTGGNITIDTDVLLGLGNSDITANAEKGPGGRVEIDASKGIFGLKFRDRLTSDNDITATSDLGPSFSGEVILNTPGVDPTSGLTELPGILVDAEAILANDLCGFENNRIAGGSSFTITGKGGLPASADDPVINSDTTVGWRTRPGLASSRRQQLQQLRQQPKAKGHATRTVRRPSQDKKVIIEAQGWVRAKDGTIILTAHPFRGTPVEQILPHLDCHSGRGSRK from the coding sequence ATGAAACCTTGGATTTACCGACTTGTGCAAGTAAGTCCCTTTGTTCTGTGTTCTCTACTGGGTGCAACTACGGCATTAGGGCAAATTACCCCAGATAATACCTTGGGCAATGAAAGCTCTGTAGTAACTCCAAATGTGGATGTTAACGGAGACCTAGCGGATTTGATAGAAGGTGGCGCGATTAGAGAAAGCAATCTCTTCCACAGCTTCTCAGATTTTAATGTTGCCGAGTTTGGGCGAGTTTATTTTGGCTTACCTGCTGGAATTACCAACATCCTGAGTCGGGTAACTGGAGCAAATGTTTCCAATATTTTGGGGACTCTGGAAGTTTTGGGCAATGCTAACTTGTTTTTGATAAATCCAAACGGTATTTTCTTTGGTCCCAATAGCCGACTGGATCTGGGAGGGTCATTTTTTGGGAGTACTGCTGATAGTGTCTTGTTTGAAGATGGCACAGTCTTCAGTGCTAAAAATCCCAATCAGAAACCGTTGTTGACGATTAATATACCATCTGGCTTGCAATACGGATCTAATCCAGGGAGTATTACTAATCAGTCTAGTCTGTTTCAGGTACCAAATGTTCAAACATTAGGGCTGATTGGTGGTGACATTAATATTCCTGGTGGTCAGTTAACAGCAACCGATGGACGGATTGAGCTGGGGAGTGTTGGTCCTAATAGTGTGGTGAAGCTGACGCCAACGGATACTAGTTTTGTGTTGGATTATTCACCAGTTCAAGAGTTCCAGGATATTAGTTTGTCCGACGGTGCTTTTGTTGATACCAGTGGCGAAAGCGGTGGCAGTATCCAGGTGCAGGGAGCTAATGTGAGTTTACGCGATCGCTCTTTGGTTCTTGCGAATACCGAAGGGAGTGGAAGTGGGGGTGGCATAGTTGTTAAGGCTTCACAGTTGAGTCTTGAGGGTGGTTCTAGGATAACTACAGATGTAACTGGCTCAGGGCAGGGGGGAGATGCCAGGATTACCACTGGGGAGTTAATGGTCTCTGATGGAGCAAGAGTTTCAGCTATCACAACCGATGAAGGGGACAGCGGAAATTTGACTGTGGATGCCTCTGAATCTGTTCAAGTGATTGGTACTGATGCCTCGGGTGGGATTTTCAGCGGCTTGGCTACTCAAACTCAAGGGAAAGGAAAAGCGGGAGAGTTGAGTATTACCACTAGGCAGTTAATAGTCTCTGATGGAGCAGTTGTTTCAGCTGGCACTGTTGGTGAAGGGGACGGGGGAAAGTTGACTGTGGATGCCTCTGAATCTGTTCAACTGATTGGTACTGATGCCGATGGTCGGTCTCGCAGCGCCTTGTCTACTCAAGGTAATTCAAACTCAAAAGGAAAAGCAGGAGATTTGAGTATTCCCACTGGCAAGTTAATAGTCTCTGATGGAGCAAGAGTTTCAACTGACACTTCTGGCGAAGGGGACGGGGGAAATTTGACTGTGAATGCCTCTTCTACTGTTCAAATCATTGGTACCTCAGTCGATGGTCTGCCTGTCAGCGACTTGTCGGCTGAAACTTTTGGGAAAGGAAATGGGGGAGATTTGAGTATCACCACCGGGGAGTTAATTGTCAAAGATGGAGCACGAGTTTCAGCTAGCACTGCGGGTGTTGGGGACGGGGGAGATGTGAGTATTACCACTGGACAGTTAATTGTCAAAGATGGAGCACAAGTTTTAGCTGTCACTGTTGGTGAAGGGGACGGGGGAAAGTTGACTGTGGATGCCTCTGAATCTGTTCAACTGATTGGTACTGATGCCGATGGTTCGGTTTCCAGCGGCTTGTTGGCTGAAACTTTTGGGAAAGGAAATGGGGGAGATTTGAGTATCACCACTGGACAGTTAATTGTCAAAGATGGAGCAGTTGTTTCAGCTAGCACTGCGGGTGTTGGGGACGGGGGAGATGTGAAGATTACCACTGGGGAGTTAATAGTCTCTGATCGAGCACAAGTTTCAGCTGCCACTGTTGGTGAAGGGGACGGGGGAAAGTTGACTGTGGATGCCTCTGAATCTGTTCAACTGATTGGTAGGTCAGCCGATGATCGGGTTCCCAGCGGCTTGTTTACTCAAACTAACGGGACAGGAAAAGCGGGAGAGTTGAAGATTACCACTGAGCAGTTAATGGTCAAAGATGGAGCAACAGTTTCAGCTAGCACAACCGGTGAAGGGGACGGCGGAAATTTGACTGTGGATGCCTCTGAATCTGTTCAACTGATTGGTACCTCAGCCAATGGTAAGTATCGCAGCGCCTTGGCTAATCTAAGTCAAGGCACAGGAAAAGCGGGAGAGTTGTTGAAAATTACCACTGGCCAGTTAATTATCTCTGATGGAGCAGCAGTTAGTGCTCAAAGCAATCAACCGGGGAGTTCAGCAGGCGAAGTAAAGATTAATGCCAACTCCATCTTCCTAAACAACAATGGAATCATCACAGCAGAAACAGCAGGAGACAAAGGCAATATTACTCTATTATATTCCCGTGTCATCCGACTCTTTAACCAAAGCCAGATTACCACTGACGCTGATAATACCACTGGGGGCAATATAACCATTGATACTGATGTCTTACTCGGTCTGGGAAATAGCGACATCACCGCCAATGCTGAAAAAGGACCAGGAGGTCGTGTTGAGATTGATGCATCCAAAGGCATCTTTGGCTTAAAGTTTCGAGACCGTCTAACTTCAGACAATGACATCACCGCTACGTCTGACCTTGGCCCATCCTTCAGCGGTGAAGTAATCCTCAACACCCCAGGCGTAGACCCGACCTCAGGATTAACGGAGTTGCCAGGAATCCTGGTCGATGCAGAAGCCATCCTGGCCAATGACCTTTGTGGCTTTGAGAATAATCGGATTGCTGGCGGGAGTTCCTTCACCATTACCGGAAAAGGGGGTTTACCAGCTAGTGCAGACGATCCAGTGATTAATAGCGACACCACAGTGGGCTGGAGAACTCGTCCTGGCTTAGCCAGCAGCAGAAGACAACAATTACAGCAATTACGGCAGCAACCTAAGGCCAAAGGCCACGCTACGCGAACAGTGAGACGCCCTTCCCAAGACAAAAAAGTGATTATCGAAGCCCAAGGCTGGGTCAGAGCAAAGGATGGCACAATTATTCTGACGGCTCATCCCTTTAGGGGTACTCCTGTTGAGCAGATATTGCCCCATCTTGATTGTCATTCGGGAAGAGGGAGTAGGAAGTAG
- a CDS encoding CHAT domain-containing protein, whose translation MKKLSFIFAIALTCFLPSAKALSNCQGITPDSRFPIPDSRFPIPDSRFPIPDSRFPIPDSPEQQAQQLYETGQYQDAISLLEQMISNYRESGDLIGEINSLVNLALVYQRLGNLDQALETIYQSFTQLSKLDNTKERQELQAQILSVQGQVYLSLGQGEKALSIWQETSAIYQDIGDLNRLTESQIYQVQAYRVLGLYNQATKTLTQIKETLQDQPDSKLKSRALQYLGDVLRRVGKFQDSQEILQQSLAIAENLPNQTLIAEILLSLGDTARLQRKTEYALDFYQRVVKESPLPHLKIQGQLNQLSILIAKQKWSQARALLPTIDYTLTTLYPSKTAINARIKIAKTLLKSENTQIKNPKFLATYLADAIKLARNLGDKRAEAEAIGNLGTLYEYNQRLDEAQDLTEKALVIAQGIQAPDLAYQWQWQLGRILNLKQDKKNAIAAYYQSVITLQSIRSDLVTISSDIQFDFRESVEPVYRELVGLLLEPNASQENLKKARDVIESLQLAELDNFFRDACLDAKPVNIDEIDPNAAIVYTIILPDRLEVIVTLPGQPLRQITTNLPKIAIEYQLALAWRNITSPWRGLQKENLQTIHNWLIGPIQAELANSNILTLVFIPDGALRNLPMSVLYDGEKYVIEKYSIAVAPSLQLIDSQANARQNFSVLSAGVTEVRPHRPNLGSLPGVKVELENIMAQVPSLRILLNESFTESNFNTVVNTSAYEVVHLATHGEFSSVAEETFLLTWDEEINLNELNNLISADQKQKNPIELLVLSACKTAAGDSRAALGLAGVAVRSGARSTIASLWSVDDLSTAELMTYFYQRLAKGNVTKAEALRQAQQELLQTPEFNHPFYWSAFILLGNWL comes from the coding sequence ATGAAAAAACTATCATTTATATTTGCAATCGCATTAACCTGCTTCCTACCATCGGCGAAAGCCTTATCAAATTGTCAAGGAATCACACCCGATTCCCGATTCCCGATTCCCGATTCCCGATTCCCGATTCCCGATTCCCGATTCCCGATTCCCGATTCCCGATTCCCGATTCCCGATTCCCCAGAACAACAAGCCCAACAACTCTATGAAACAGGTCAATATCAAGACGCTATATCGTTGTTGGAGCAAATGATTAGTAACTACAGGGAGAGTGGCGACCTTATTGGTGAAATTAATTCCTTAGTCAATTTAGCTTTAGTTTATCAACGTTTGGGAAACCTAGACCAAGCATTAGAAACCATATACCAGAGTTTTACCCAACTATCAAAACTCGATAATACCAAAGAACGTCAAGAATTACAAGCCCAAATTTTGTCAGTCCAAGGACAAGTATACTTATCTCTAGGTCAGGGGGAAAAAGCTTTATCAATTTGGCAGGAAACTAGTGCTATCTACCAAGATATCGGAGACCTAAATAGATTAACAGAAAGTCAGATTTACCAAGTGCAAGCCTACCGAGTATTGGGGTTGTATAATCAAGCTACTAAAACCTTAACTCAAATCAAGGAAACTCTTCAAGACCAACCCGATAGCAAACTCAAAAGTAGAGCCCTCCAATATCTAGGTGATGTGCTGCGCCGAGTAGGGAAATTCCAAGACTCTCAAGAAATTTTACAACAAAGTTTAGCCATAGCCGAAAACTTACCAAATCAGACCTTGATTGCTGAGATTCTGCTCAGTTTGGGAGATACAGCTAGATTACAAAGAAAAACAGAATACGCTTTGGATTTCTATCAACGAGTTGTCAAGGAATCTCCCTTACCCCATCTTAAAATTCAGGGACAATTAAATCAACTGAGTATATTGATAGCGAAACAAAAGTGGTCGCAAGCCAGAGCATTATTGCCAACTATCGACTATACCTTAACCACATTATATCCCAGTAAAACCGCAATCAATGCTAGAATTAAGATAGCAAAAACCCTGTTAAAATCTGAAAATACACAAATAAAAAATCCCAAATTCCTTGCTACTTATCTCGCCGATGCTATTAAGCTAGCTAGGAATTTAGGAGATAAAAGAGCGGAAGCTGAAGCCATTGGTAACTTGGGAACCTTATACGAATACAATCAACGTCTTGATGAAGCCCAAGACTTGACCGAAAAAGCCTTAGTCATTGCTCAAGGAATCCAGGCTCCGGATTTAGCCTATCAATGGCAATGGCAACTGGGCAGAATTCTAAATCTAAAACAGGATAAAAAAAACGCGATCGCTGCCTATTATCAATCCGTGATAACCCTCCAATCTATCCGTAGCGACCTAGTCACGATTAGTAGCGATATTCAGTTTGATTTCCGAGAGAGCGTCGAACCAGTCTACCGAGAATTAGTAGGACTACTGCTCGAACCAAATGCATCTCAAGAAAACCTCAAAAAAGCACGAGATGTGATTGAATCCCTGCAACTAGCAGAACTAGACAACTTCTTTCGGGATGCCTGTTTAGATGCCAAACCAGTTAATATCGACGAAATAGACCCCAACGCTGCTATCGTCTATACCATTATCTTGCCAGACCGGCTGGAAGTAATTGTCACCTTGCCGGGACAACCTCTGCGCCAGATCACCACTAACTTACCCAAAATAGCAATAGAATACCAACTGGCTTTGGCTTGGAGAAATATTACTAGCCCTTGGCGAGGTCTTCAAAAGGAAAACTTACAAACAATACACAACTGGTTAATCGGCCCGATTCAGGCCGAACTAGCCAATAGTAACATCCTCACCCTAGTATTTATCCCCGACGGAGCCCTGCGCAATCTTCCCATGTCTGTGCTTTATGACGGGGAAAAGTATGTGATCGAGAAATATAGTATTGCCGTAGCACCCAGTTTACAACTAATCGACTCTCAAGCAAATGCCAGACAAAACTTTTCAGTTCTGAGTGCTGGAGTGACGGAAGTTCGTCCCCATCGTCCCAATTTAGGATCACTTCCTGGGGTGAAGGTGGAATTAGAGAATATCATGGCTCAAGTTCCCTCATTAAGGATTCTTCTCAATGAATCCTTTACCGAATCCAACTTCAATACAGTAGTTAACACCTCTGCTTACGAAGTAGTTCATCTAGCCACTCATGGTGAATTTAGTTCAGTAGCTGAAGAAACCTTTCTCCTGACCTGGGACGAGGAGATCAATCTCAATGAGTTAAATAATTTGATCTCAGCTGATCAAAAGCAAAAAAATCCCATTGAATTACTCGTCCTCAGTGCTTGTAAGACAGCCGCAGGAGACTCCCGAGCCGCTTTGGGATTGGCTGGAGTAGCAGTGCGATCTGGCGCACGCAGTACCATTGCCAGTCTTTGGTCTGTGGACGATCTAAGCACTGCAGAGCTAATGACTTACTTTTATCAGAGGTTAGCCAAGGGCAATGTTACCAAGGCTGAAGCTCTGCGACAAGCTCAACAGGAGCTGTTGCAGACGCCGGAATTTAATCACCCCTTTTACTGGTCGGCTTTTATTTTGCTGGGAAATTGGTTGTGA
- a CDS encoding helix-turn-helix domain-containing protein — protein sequence MMISTAQAAELLGVSATRVRFLLSKGRVKGAYKVGRTWVIPLFDGMPVVTPGTRGPKRNWSKRREYTKAVIHVNQKVIRQNLKSGERNPVITVKRGSKNIYGHTVEVNGPCRVMYRPDDPLKCGARVWIETISDFKVS from the coding sequence ATGATGATTTCTACAGCCCAAGCCGCTGAATTACTAGGTGTTTCTGCCACTCGTGTCCGTTTTCTTCTGAGCAAGGGCAGAGTTAAAGGGGCTTATAAGGTGGGTAGAACTTGGGTGATTCCTCTGTTTGACGGTATGCCGGTGGTCACCCCTGGTACTCGCGGACCGAAGCGGAATTGGTCAAAGCGCAGAGAGTATACTAAGGCTGTGATTCACGTTAATCAGAAGGTAATTCGCCAAAATCTCAAGAGCGGGGAGCGCAACCCTGTGATAACGGTCAAACGGGGTTCTAAAAATATTTACGGTCATACGGTAGAGGTCAATGGCCCCTGTCGGGTGATGTATCGTCCGGATGATCCATTAAAATGTGGGGCTAGGGTGTGGATTGAGACGATTTCTGATTTTAAGGTGAGCTGA
- a CDS encoding helix-turn-helix domain-containing protein: MMISTAQAAELLGVSATRVRFLLSKGRVKGAYKVGRTWVIPLFDGMPVVTPGTRGPKRNWSKRREYTKAVIHVNQKVIRQNLKSGERNPVITVKRGSKNIYGHTVEVNGPCRVMYRPDNPLNCGARVWIETISDFKVI; this comes from the coding sequence ATGATGATTTCTACAGCCCAAGCCGCTGAATTACTAGGTGTTTCTGCCACTCGTGTCCGTTTTCTTCTGAGCAAGGGCAGAGTTAAAGGGGCTTATAAGGTGGGTAGAACTTGGGTGATTCCTCTGTTTGACGGTATGCCGGTGGTCACCCCTGGTACTCGCGGACCGAAGCGGAATTGGTCAAAGCGCAGAGAGTATACTAAGGCTGTGATTCACGTTAATCAGAAGGTAATTCGCCAAAATCTCAAGAGCGGGGAGCGCAACCCTGTGATAACGGTCAAACGGGGTTCTAAAAATATTTACGGTCATACGGTGGAGGTCAATGGCCCGTGTCGGGTGATGTATCGTCCAGATAATCCATTAAATTGTGGGGCTAGGGTGTGGATTGAGACGATTTCGGATTTTAAGGTGATCTAA